A region from the Paenarthrobacter aurescens genome encodes:
- a CDS encoding isocitrate lyase/phosphoenolpyruvate mutase family protein yields the protein MTAHRGSVTKAEHFHKLHDPGPTPLVLVNVWDAASARVVEEAGATAIATSSSAVSWSLGFRDGDHVPWGLAMAALGRIAGATRLPVTADIETGYGRTDDELRATVHAVLDEGAVGINIEDSAASPLTDPAEQSRRIALIRAAADDRGIPMFINARTDTYLSGQFPDTAFDETLRRAEAYLTAGADGIFVPGVVDLHVLHELSNRIPAPLNALAGVGAPSPLELHDAGVRRVSIGGNTAKAAYAKVARVAKEILGDGNWAGLAGTRSHDEMDSLFAPGPKYSL from the coding sequence ATGACAGCGCACCGGGGATCCGTGACCAAGGCCGAACACTTCCACAAGCTTCATGATCCCGGGCCCACACCTCTGGTGTTGGTGAACGTGTGGGACGCAGCGTCAGCCCGGGTGGTGGAAGAGGCCGGTGCCACTGCGATTGCCACCTCGAGCTCCGCGGTCTCCTGGAGCCTCGGTTTCCGGGACGGCGACCACGTGCCATGGGGCTTGGCAATGGCCGCGCTTGGCCGCATCGCGGGGGCAACCCGCTTGCCGGTGACGGCGGACATTGAAACCGGCTACGGCCGCACGGATGACGAATTGCGTGCCACCGTCCACGCCGTTCTGGACGAGGGCGCTGTGGGAATCAACATTGAAGACTCCGCGGCGTCTCCGCTCACCGATCCGGCCGAACAATCGAGGCGAATAGCTTTGATCCGCGCCGCCGCTGACGATCGCGGTATACCGATGTTCATCAACGCCCGCACCGACACCTACCTGTCCGGTCAATTTCCGGACACCGCCTTTGATGAGACCCTGCGGCGGGCAGAGGCCTACCTGACGGCCGGTGCGGACGGAATCTTCGTCCCCGGCGTGGTGGATTTGCATGTCCTGCACGAGCTGTCCAACCGGATTCCCGCGCCGCTCAACGCCTTGGCAGGAGTTGGTGCGCCCTCACCTTTGGAATTGCACGACGCCGGTGTGCGGCGTGTCAGCATAGGTGGCAACACTGCCAAAGCGGCGTATGCCAAGGTGGCTCGGGTGGCCAAGGAAATCCTCGGGGACGGCAATTGGGCCGGGTTGGCCGGCACACGAAGCCACGACGAGATGGATTCGCTGTTCGCTCCGGGGCCCAAATACAGCCTGTGA
- a CDS encoding PLP-dependent aminotransferase family protein, translating to MTHETLDAGATLPAEAIDAIERAATAAHPHEELFSARAANIKQSAVRDVFDISMQPGLVSLAGGNPYLQSLPLDQLGQTAARIIAEEGMTALQYGGGQGTEELREQICTIMAAEGITDARPENIVITAGSQSAQDVATKVFCNPGDVVLVENPTYVGALNTFEAYQVQVEPVEMDDDGLVPELLEARIAALQAEGKNIKFLYTIPNFNNPSGITLAENRRQRIVNICRAANIIVLEDNPYGLLRFDGHPIAPMRAANPDDVIYLGSFSKIFAPGLRIGWALVPAHLQRRFYLASEAVTLCPPPLNQMLVSAYLREYDWQGQIDTYRTLYSERCQALLSALDEYMPAGLSWTRPDGGFFVWVTLPDGVDTYPLLGKAIDAGVVFIPGAAFSPADGPSNKLRLAFSAVPPDTIAEGVRRLAPVLAEAIEATNEGAPQ from the coding sequence GTGACCCACGAAACATTGGATGCCGGCGCAACGCTGCCCGCTGAAGCCATCGACGCCATTGAGCGGGCCGCCACGGCCGCTCACCCGCACGAGGAACTGTTCTCCGCGCGGGCTGCCAACATCAAGCAATCCGCTGTGCGGGATGTCTTCGACATCTCCATGCAGCCGGGCCTTGTCTCCCTTGCAGGCGGTAACCCATACCTGCAATCGCTGCCCTTGGACCAGCTCGGGCAGACCGCCGCCAGGATCATCGCCGAAGAAGGCATGACCGCCCTGCAGTATGGCGGAGGCCAGGGCACCGAAGAGCTCCGCGAGCAAATATGCACCATCATGGCGGCCGAAGGAATCACTGACGCCCGCCCCGAGAACATTGTGATCACCGCAGGATCGCAGTCCGCGCAGGATGTTGCCACCAAGGTCTTCTGCAACCCGGGCGACGTGGTCCTGGTGGAAAACCCAACGTACGTGGGTGCCCTGAATACGTTCGAGGCCTACCAGGTTCAGGTGGAACCTGTGGAAATGGACGACGACGGTTTGGTACCGGAGCTTCTTGAGGCCAGGATCGCGGCGCTCCAGGCCGAGGGGAAGAACATCAAGTTCCTCTACACCATCCCCAACTTCAACAACCCCTCCGGGATCACCCTTGCGGAAAACCGCAGGCAGCGGATCGTGAATATATGCCGTGCAGCGAATATTATTGTTCTTGAGGACAATCCCTACGGGCTCCTCCGCTTCGACGGCCACCCGATCGCCCCGATGCGGGCAGCGAACCCGGACGACGTTATCTACTTGGGCTCGTTCTCCAAGATCTTCGCCCCCGGCCTCCGCATCGGCTGGGCCCTGGTTCCCGCGCACCTGCAGCGCCGCTTCTACCTGGCCTCCGAGGCCGTAACCCTTTGCCCGCCTCCACTGAACCAAATGCTCGTCTCGGCATACCTTCGCGAGTACGACTGGCAGGGCCAGATCGACACTTACCGGACGCTCTACTCCGAGCGTTGCCAGGCTCTGCTGTCCGCGCTGGACGAGTACATGCCCGCCGGGCTCAGCTGGACACGCCCGGATGGCGGTTTCTTCGTGTGGGTCACCCTGCCCGATGGCGTAGATACCTACCCCCTGCTCGGAAAGGCCATAGACGCAGGGGTGGTGTTCATCCCCGGCGCGGCGTTCTCCCCGGCAGATGGACCTTCCAACAAGCTCCGCCTCGCGTTCAGCGCCGTACCGCCGGATACCATAGCCGAAGGCGTCCGCCGCTTGGCCCCTGTCCTGGCGGAAGCCATTGAAGCTACCAATGAAGGAGCACCACAATGA
- a CDS encoding universal stress protein translates to MTGVVIVGVDGSETAMRAAQAAQQLAIGLGASLRVVSAFDSNRTEVVEIGTDKWIVSDAAEAEAVARAVAERLADDRLEVTYSAARGKPGEALVKEAEVQEARLIVVGNRRMQGLGRVLGSVANTVAHTAPCDVYIAKTDQP, encoded by the coding sequence ATGACCGGAGTTGTGATCGTCGGAGTAGACGGCAGCGAGACCGCAATGAGGGCAGCGCAGGCTGCCCAGCAGTTGGCGATCGGCCTCGGAGCCAGCCTTCGCGTGGTGAGCGCCTTCGACAGCAACCGCACAGAGGTTGTTGAAATCGGCACGGACAAGTGGATTGTCTCCGACGCCGCAGAAGCTGAAGCCGTAGCCCGCGCTGTAGCCGAACGTCTCGCTGATGACCGCCTTGAGGTGACCTACTCCGCAGCCCGCGGCAAGCCCGGGGAAGCCCTGGTCAAGGAAGCCGAGGTACAGGAGGCCCGCCTGATCGTGGTGGGTAATCGTCGCATGCAGGGCTTGGGCCGCGTACTGGGAAGCGTAGCCAACACCGTGGCGCACACGGCGCCCTGTGATGTGTACATCGCCAAGACCGACCAGCCTTAG
- a CDS encoding APC family permease — MTITGRSALDGVQAAPQLKRVLGLPSLIAFGLTSMGILSVVAVYGAGTEISDGHLPAAYLAALVAMLFTAHSYGQMAKHVPVTGGAYAYASRAFGSPVGFMVGWAMMLDYLFLPMVNFLLFGLYLNSLVPVIPPQLGVLLCLLVVGLFSVIGVAWIKKMNIVVVSASVLVILVFLVLAVVNAPDLSFENLARPLSLGEGGVAPVMAAAAIVAFAFLGFDGVSTLSEEARNPRRDVPRGIILSTLFAGLGYTLFSVAGSLIAPDWRSIANLDAAGTELMQRAGGDVLMVVFVIVNLGGLVLCGTAAQMSVSRVIFAMGRDRILPGALARLHPRFRTPYVAAMLVSAVSLIALVITLEQAVYMINFGALVAFAVVNLATIKVVFFDLRKRGTAGAVRNMMMPLLGFAFIAWLWTSLAWFTYLLGAAWLGVGAVILLLRRRKAGGQVALNFDDGMVAEEAPVPAAPKPGEREED, encoded by the coding sequence ATGACCATCACCGGAAGAAGTGCATTGGATGGCGTCCAAGCGGCCCCCCAGCTAAAACGCGTCCTGGGTTTACCATCACTCATCGCCTTCGGACTGACTTCCATGGGCATCCTGTCCGTGGTGGCGGTCTACGGGGCCGGAACCGAGATCAGTGACGGGCATTTGCCGGCAGCATATCTTGCTGCCCTGGTGGCGATGCTGTTCACCGCGCACAGCTACGGGCAGATGGCCAAGCACGTCCCGGTGACCGGGGGAGCCTACGCATATGCTTCGCGGGCTTTTGGCAGCCCCGTGGGGTTCATGGTTGGTTGGGCCATGATGCTGGACTATTTGTTCTTGCCAATGGTGAATTTCCTGCTTTTCGGCCTGTATCTCAACAGCCTGGTGCCCGTCATTCCGCCGCAGCTGGGAGTCCTGCTCTGTCTGTTGGTGGTGGGACTTTTCAGTGTGATTGGCGTTGCGTGGATCAAGAAGATGAACATCGTGGTGGTGTCGGCCTCGGTGCTGGTGATCCTGGTGTTCCTGGTGCTGGCTGTGGTCAATGCCCCGGACCTGTCCTTCGAGAATCTGGCCAGGCCCCTGAGTTTGGGGGAGGGCGGGGTGGCGCCCGTCATGGCGGCCGCAGCCATTGTGGCCTTTGCCTTTTTGGGATTTGACGGCGTTTCCACACTCTCTGAGGAGGCGCGCAACCCCCGGCGCGATGTTCCGCGGGGCATCATCTTGTCCACGCTGTTTGCTGGTTTGGGCTACACCTTGTTTTCGGTGGCGGGAAGCCTGATCGCACCAGATTGGAGATCCATCGCCAACCTCGATGCCGCAGGAACTGAACTCATGCAGCGCGCCGGAGGTGACGTGCTTATGGTGGTGTTCGTCATTGTGAACCTTGGTGGCTTGGTTCTTTGCGGCACTGCCGCCCAGATGAGCGTGAGCCGTGTCATCTTTGCCATGGGCAGGGACCGGATTCTTCCCGGTGCCCTGGCGAGGCTGCACCCCCGGTTCAGGACGCCCTATGTCGCAGCGATGCTCGTCTCTGCCGTGTCCCTGATCGCCCTCGTCATCACCTTGGAACAAGCGGTGTACATGATCAACTTCGGGGCCTTGGTTGCTTTCGCGGTGGTGAATCTTGCAACCATCAAGGTGGTCTTCTTCGACCTGCGGAAGCGGGGAACAGCGGGGGCGGTGCGGAACATGATGATGCCCTTGCTGGGCTTCGCGTTCATCGCCTGGCTGTGGACTTCCTTGGCCTGGTTCACCTATTTGCTGGGCGCCGCATGGCTCGGCGTGGGAGCTGTGATTCTCCTGCTGCGCCGCCGAAAAGCGGGAGGGCAGGTGGCTCTGAACTTCGACGACGGCATGGTGGCCGAGGAGGCGCCGGTTCCGGCAGCACCTAAGCCCGGGGAGCGCGAAGAGGACTAA
- a CDS encoding amidohydrolase family protein → MTALITTPGFVDAHIHPDKTTWGSGWLSRTPAQSLTDLIGNDLRAQLSLQDSVEDRAYALMSQAVLNGTMAMRAHVDVAPQIGLKNIHGVRAAAERLAPFLNVQVVAFPQFGLLSNPGTLELMEAALTEGADLVGGIDPESVDGDLHGHLDAIFALANRHGRDLDIHLHDVGAEGLAQLRVIAGRTVAEGMQGRVTIGHGFALCDASQPAIGATLEALADAGIWMATCALGADPVPDLDLVESHGVKVALGSDGVRDAWSPFGTGSMMDRAHLLGYRTGASTDDELERCFRLATTAGAELLGSAVVKGFSGPTSLDRLEFAANSIPELVVDRPAPLRVIRRGEAITLKA, encoded by the coding sequence ATGACTGCTCTGATCACCACTCCGGGTTTTGTAGACGCCCATATCCACCCGGACAAAACCACCTGGGGCTCCGGATGGCTCTCCCGCACGCCGGCGCAATCGCTGACGGACCTTATAGGAAACGATCTCCGGGCGCAGCTCTCCCTTCAGGACAGCGTGGAGGACAGGGCCTACGCCTTGATGAGCCAAGCTGTCCTCAACGGAACCATGGCCATGCGTGCACACGTGGACGTAGCGCCCCAAATCGGGCTAAAAAACATTCACGGAGTCCGTGCCGCCGCGGAGCGTTTGGCACCCTTCCTGAATGTTCAGGTGGTGGCGTTCCCGCAATTCGGCCTCTTGAGCAACCCCGGCACGCTGGAGCTCATGGAGGCTGCGCTGACCGAGGGCGCAGACCTTGTGGGCGGCATAGACCCGGAATCGGTGGACGGCGACCTCCACGGACATCTGGATGCCATCTTCGCCTTGGCGAACAGACACGGAAGGGACCTGGACATCCACCTGCATGATGTTGGCGCTGAAGGGCTGGCGCAACTCCGTGTGATCGCAGGACGAACAGTGGCCGAAGGCATGCAGGGCAGAGTCACCATCGGACACGGCTTTGCTCTCTGCGACGCCTCACAGCCAGCCATCGGCGCCACCTTGGAAGCCTTGGCCGATGCTGGAATCTGGATGGCTACCTGCGCGCTGGGGGCAGACCCCGTCCCGGATCTGGACCTTGTGGAAAGTCACGGAGTCAAGGTTGCCCTCGGTTCAGACGGAGTCCGTGATGCCTGGTCACCGTTCGGCACCGGCAGCATGATGGACCGCGCACACCTGCTGGGGTACCGGACCGGGGCATCCACAGATGATGAGCTTGAGCGTTGCTTCCGGCTGGCCACTACGGCAGGTGCGGAGCTGCTCGGCTCAGCCGTGGTGAAGGGCTTCTCCGGACCAACATCACTCGATCGGCTCGAATTCGCTGCGAACTCCATCCCGGAGCTGGTGGTTGACAGGCCTGCCCCACTGCGGGTGATCCGGCGTGGAGAAGCCATAACCCTCAAGGCGTGA
- a CDS encoding phosphatase PAP2 family protein: protein MTGPWRTVARVLTEVFQPPVVVLVLLLISPATEPGFPGTIWFGMLAALFVCVLPLAYVLVMVKLGRITDHHVSDRRQRPALLLMTLGSVLVGLLVLHLLNGPAGVAVMIIALIGGIGVLAVVSAFWKMSGHASALSAAVVITILMFGPAWLPLLLLVPAVGWSRLVLRAHTLAQVIVGSLFGAVVIAGLWWLLRVWML, encoded by the coding sequence GTGACTGGACCTTGGCGTACGGTTGCCCGCGTGCTGACCGAAGTCTTCCAGCCACCGGTTGTTGTGTTGGTCCTGCTATTGATCAGCCCGGCTACGGAACCCGGTTTCCCCGGAACTATATGGTTCGGGATGCTGGCTGCGTTGTTCGTTTGTGTCCTGCCGTTGGCGTATGTCCTGGTGATGGTGAAGCTGGGCCGGATCACGGATCATCATGTCAGCGACCGTCGGCAGCGGCCCGCGTTGCTCCTCATGACCCTGGGATCAGTGCTGGTCGGCTTGCTCGTCCTGCATCTGCTCAATGGCCCGGCGGGTGTGGCGGTGATGATCATTGCGCTCATTGGAGGCATTGGGGTGCTGGCCGTTGTCAGCGCGTTCTGGAAAATGAGCGGGCACGCATCGGCACTTTCGGCTGCGGTTGTGATCACCATCCTTATGTTCGGGCCCGCGTGGCTCCCGCTGCTGCTCCTGGTGCCGGCTGTTGGCTGGTCGCGGCTGGTTTTGCGGGCCCACACCCTCGCTCAAGTAATTGTGGGCTCGCTGTTCGGAGCTGTTGTCATCGCAGGCCTGTGGTGGTTGCTGCGGGTTTGGATGCTCTAG
- a CDS encoding 2-oxo acid dehydrogenase subunit E2 encodes MTVKKFNLPDVGEGLTEAEVVAWKVKPGDVVAINDVLCEIETAKSLVELPSPFAGTVTELLVEEGITVEVGTAIIAVSEGQDAGDAPVTPTAADAPAVETPLYGKLPLDDDQDDNRPAGGPLVGSGPKADAVKRRTRKRPAGSVVAAATIAENAEGTVQDHQAVLEATAAEAPVPHRTTTPAAVVSPAPQGIVAQAPQRTVAQAPAAQGSVVVPEAPQATASRGAAISGTISGLVNKVLAKPPVRKFARDLGIDLADVVATGQRGEVTREDLVSYQAQRDAEHDQADSFWGASKKPQDQRVETMPVKGVRKATAKAMVDSAFSAPHVSIFVDVDASRTMEFVKRLKASRDFEGIKVSPLLILAKAVIWAAARNPSVNATWVDNADGKGGAEIQVKHYMNLGIAAATPRGLMVPNIKDAQDLSLKQLALALNELATKARAGKTQPAEMQGGSLTITNIGALGIDTGTPIINPGEVAIIAFGTIKQKPWVLDGEVIPRWITTLGGSFDHRVVDGDLSARFMADVASILEEPALLLD; translated from the coding sequence GTGACTGTAAAGAAATTCAACCTGCCGGACGTCGGCGAAGGCCTGACCGAGGCCGAGGTAGTGGCTTGGAAGGTCAAGCCGGGAGACGTCGTTGCCATCAACGATGTCCTGTGCGAGATCGAGACCGCCAAGTCCCTCGTTGAGCTCCCGTCCCCTTTTGCGGGCACAGTCACGGAACTCTTGGTTGAGGAAGGCATCACGGTTGAGGTGGGCACGGCCATCATCGCTGTCTCTGAAGGACAAGACGCCGGTGACGCGCCGGTGACGCCGACTGCTGCGGATGCACCGGCCGTCGAGACGCCGCTGTATGGCAAGCTGCCTCTCGACGACGATCAGGACGACAACCGCCCGGCCGGCGGTCCACTGGTTGGTTCCGGCCCCAAGGCTGACGCCGTCAAGCGCCGCACGCGCAAACGCCCGGCGGGATCTGTGGTTGCGGCCGCCACAATCGCCGAGAACGCAGAAGGAACAGTCCAGGACCACCAGGCAGTATTGGAAGCCACGGCAGCCGAAGCTCCGGTTCCACACCGCACCACGACGCCTGCCGCCGTCGTCTCTCCGGCTCCCCAGGGGATCGTGGCGCAGGCTCCCCAGCGGACCGTGGCGCAGGCTCCGGCGGCCCAAGGCAGCGTAGTTGTTCCCGAAGCGCCGCAGGCTACGGCCTCCCGTGGCGCCGCTATCAGCGGAACCATTAGTGGCTTGGTCAACAAGGTCCTTGCAAAGCCACCGGTGCGCAAATTCGCTCGCGACCTCGGAATCGACCTCGCTGATGTGGTGGCTACGGGCCAGCGGGGTGAGGTGACCCGCGAGGACCTGGTGAGCTACCAGGCCCAACGTGATGCTGAGCATGACCAAGCGGACAGTTTCTGGGGAGCGTCCAAGAAACCCCAGGATCAGCGCGTGGAGACGATGCCGGTCAAGGGCGTTCGCAAGGCCACCGCCAAGGCCATGGTGGATTCGGCTTTCTCGGCTCCCCACGTCAGCATTTTTGTGGATGTGGATGCCAGCCGAACCATGGAATTCGTCAAGCGGCTGAAGGCCTCCAGGGACTTTGAAGGCATCAAAGTTTCGCCGCTGCTCATCCTTGCCAAGGCAGTCATATGGGCTGCGGCGCGTAACCCAAGCGTCAACGCGACCTGGGTGGATAACGCCGACGGCAAGGGTGGCGCCGAGATCCAGGTGAAGCACTACATGAACTTGGGCATCGCCGCCGCTACCCCACGCGGCCTCATGGTCCCCAACATCAAGGACGCCCAGGACCTCTCCCTCAAGCAATTGGCCCTTGCGCTTAACGAGTTGGCAACCAAGGCCCGGGCAGGAAAAACCCAGCCGGCTGAGATGCAGGGTGGAAGCCTGACCATCACCAACATTGGCGCATTGGGCATTGACACGGGAACGCCCATTATCAACCCCGGCGAAGTGGCAATCATTGCGTTCGGAACCATCAAGCAGAAGCCTTGGGTTCTCGACGGTGAGGTCATCCCGCGGTGGATCACTACACTCGGCGGGTCCTTCGATCACCGCGTTGTGGACGGAGATTTGTCCGCGCGCTTCATGGCGGATGTTGCCTCCATTCTCGAAGAACCGGCGCTCCTGCTTGACTGA
- a CDS encoding alpha-ketoacid dehydrogenase subunit beta, producing MATMTIAKAINEGLRASLTNNPKSLLMGEDIGHLGGVYRVTDGLIKEFGDERVVDTPLAESGIVGTAIGLALRGYSPVCEIQFDGFVYPAFNQITTQLAKIHARSLGKLTVPVVIRIPYGGGIGSIEHHSESPEALFAHTAGLRIISPSNAHDAYWMIQKAIECQDPVIFFEPKRRYWLKGEVDVENAGLSEDPFKAHVVREGTDATIVAYGPLVPVALAAANAAVEDGRSIEVIDLRSISPLDFDTVEASVKKTGRLIVAHEAPTFGGIGGEIAARISERAFLHLEAPVIRVGGFHMPYPVAKVEEDYLPDIDKILEALDRSLSY from the coding sequence ATGGCAACAATGACCATTGCGAAGGCCATCAACGAGGGTCTCCGTGCATCGCTGACGAACAACCCCAAGTCCTTGCTGATGGGCGAGGATATTGGACATCTGGGTGGTGTTTACCGTGTCACCGATGGCTTGATCAAGGAGTTCGGGGACGAACGCGTCGTGGACACGCCGCTGGCTGAATCAGGCATCGTCGGCACGGCAATTGGCCTGGCGCTGCGCGGATACTCGCCGGTGTGCGAAATCCAGTTTGACGGCTTCGTTTACCCCGCCTTCAACCAGATCACCACGCAGCTGGCCAAGATCCACGCCCGCAGCCTTGGCAAGCTGACGGTTCCTGTAGTCATCCGCATCCCGTACGGCGGCGGCATCGGATCGATCGAGCATCACTCCGAGTCCCCGGAAGCATTGTTCGCCCACACCGCGGGCCTTCGCATCATCTCGCCGTCCAACGCCCATGATGCCTACTGGATGATCCAGAAGGCCATCGAGTGCCAGGACCCTGTGATCTTCTTTGAACCTAAACGTCGTTACTGGCTCAAGGGTGAAGTGGATGTGGAGAACGCAGGCCTTTCCGAGGATCCCTTCAAAGCGCACGTGGTCCGTGAAGGCACGGATGCAACGATCGTGGCTTATGGCCCGTTGGTGCCAGTTGCGCTGGCGGCAGCAAACGCTGCAGTCGAGGACGGACGGAGCATCGAAGTCATCGATCTCCGGTCCATCTCACCCTTGGACTTCGACACCGTGGAAGCATCGGTCAAGAAGACGGGCCGGTTGATCGTCGCCCATGAGGCCCCCACGTTTGGTGGGATCGGCGGCGAAATCGCTGCCCGCATCAGCGAACGCGCTTTCCTTCACTTGGAGGCACCCGTCATTCGAGTCGGGGGATTCCACATGCCGTATCCCGTGGCCAAGGTGGAGGAGGACTACTTGCCGGACATCGACAAGATCCTTGAGGCGCTGGACCGCTCCTTGTCCTACTAG
- the pdhA gene encoding pyruvate dehydrogenase (acetyl-transferring) E1 component subunit alpha: MGSTQLPPGTEETLAAATAKAAAPGEPVEMVQLLGPDGTLGSDPVFSDYAKRIDPEKLRVFYTDMAKIRRFDQEATALQRQGELALWVPLTGQEAAQIGSGHASQSQDYIFPTYREHGVALVRNVDLAELLKQFRGVSNGGWDPRENNFHLYTLVLAAQTLHAVGYAMGIQRDQKLASADSTDPKAAVIAYFGDGASSEGDVHESMVFAASYNAPVVFFCQNNHWAISVPTEVQTKVPLANRAKGYGFPGIRVDGNDVIAVHAVTEWALEHAREGRGPVLIEAYTYRVGAHTTADDPTKYRESAEEAAWREKDPLDRLEKYLRAEGLADEAFFDQVKADGDELAKYVRSTTHGLEVPDIRDAFASVYAEQHPLIAEELAWFEEYSAGFESDEEAAN, from the coding sequence ATGGGCTCGACACAACTGCCCCCCGGGACGGAAGAAACTCTCGCGGCTGCCACCGCGAAAGCAGCCGCGCCAGGCGAACCTGTGGAAATGGTGCAGTTGCTCGGACCTGATGGGACCTTGGGCTCCGATCCTGTCTTCTCGGACTATGCCAAGCGGATTGATCCCGAGAAGCTCCGGGTTTTCTACACGGACATGGCCAAAATCCGGCGCTTCGACCAAGAAGCTACCGCCCTGCAGCGTCAGGGCGAGCTTGCCCTGTGGGTGCCTCTTACCGGCCAGGAGGCCGCGCAGATCGGATCCGGCCACGCAAGCCAGTCCCAGGACTACATTTTCCCCACCTACCGCGAACACGGCGTAGCGCTGGTCCGCAACGTTGACCTTGCCGAGCTGCTCAAGCAGTTCCGCGGTGTCTCCAATGGTGGATGGGATCCCAGGGAGAACAACTTCCATCTGTACACCTTGGTTCTTGCGGCGCAGACACTTCACGCTGTTGGCTACGCCATGGGTATCCAGAGGGACCAGAAGCTGGCGTCCGCGGATTCCACGGACCCCAAGGCAGCGGTGATCGCATACTTCGGTGACGGCGCAAGTTCTGAGGGCGACGTCCATGAGTCCATGGTGTTCGCCGCCTCCTACAACGCTCCCGTCGTCTTCTTCTGCCAGAACAACCACTGGGCCATTTCGGTGCCCACTGAAGTTCAGACCAAAGTTCCCTTGGCAAACCGTGCCAAAGGCTACGGCTTCCCCGGAATCCGGGTGGACGGCAATGATGTCATCGCCGTCCATGCCGTCACCGAGTGGGCACTCGAGCACGCCCGAGAGGGCCGGGGTCCTGTACTCATTGAGGCCTACACTTACCGCGTGGGTGCGCACACTACTGCCGATGACCCCACCAAATACCGGGAATCTGCAGAAGAAGCTGCCTGGCGGGAGAAGGATCCACTCGATCGCCTGGAGAAATACCTGCGTGCCGAAGGATTGGCGGATGAGGCTTTCTTCGACCAAGTGAAGGCCGACGGCGATGAACTCGCCAAATATGTCCGCAGCACAACACATGGCCTTGAGGTCCCTGATATCCGGGATGCCTTCGCCAGCGTGTACGCCGAACAGCACCCGCTGATTGCGGAGGAACTTGCCTGGTTTGAGGAGTACTCTGCCGGTTTTGAAAGCGACGAGGAGGCAGCCAACTGA
- a CDS encoding histidinol-phosphate transaminase, protein MTTTDNVPEGVIPRPVVDRLPKYAAGKPPAPIEGLTSYKLSSNENPLPPIPAVLQAIADQADINRYPDPLATKLRNALAGFLDVPAEDVVTGAGSLGALNQILATFAGQNDDGKQDEVIYAWRSFEAYPICVGLAGAASVQIPLLPDGRHDLETMAAAVTVRTKVVLLCTPNNPTGPILTAEETERFIQAVPPSVVVVIDEAYQEFVRDAEAVDGIKLYRKYPNVVVLRTFSKAHGLAGLRVGYSVSGPLLTQHLRVTATPFAVSQIAERAAVTSIEHFDQVVERVQSLVDERDRVTAGLKELGWFIPEAQGNFVWLNLGEHSAEFAALAAEQALSVRAFGNEGVRVSIGEVEANTRFLDLCAGYTKAPHGS, encoded by the coding sequence ATGACTACTACTGACAACGTGCCGGAGGGCGTCATCCCCCGTCCGGTCGTGGACAGGCTTCCCAAGTACGCGGCGGGTAAACCCCCTGCTCCGATTGAGGGCCTCACCAGCTACAAATTGTCGTCCAACGAAAATCCCCTGCCTCCGATTCCTGCAGTGTTGCAGGCAATCGCGGACCAGGCCGACATCAACCGGTACCCTGACCCGCTGGCTACAAAGCTACGCAACGCCTTGGCTGGTTTCCTTGATGTTCCCGCTGAGGATGTCGTTACCGGCGCCGGCAGCTTGGGGGCGCTGAACCAGATTCTGGCTACCTTCGCTGGGCAGAATGACGATGGTAAGCAGGACGAGGTGATTTACGCCTGGCGATCTTTTGAGGCGTATCCCATCTGCGTTGGCCTTGCAGGGGCGGCCAGTGTGCAAATTCCGTTGCTTCCGGACGGGCGCCACGACCTTGAGACCATGGCCGCTGCCGTGACCGTGCGCACCAAGGTGGTACTCCTGTGCACGCCGAACAACCCCACTGGTCCTATTCTTACCGCGGAAGAAACGGAGCGCTTTATTCAGGCGGTGCCGCCCAGCGTGGTGGTGGTCATCGACGAGGCTTACCAGGAGTTCGTTCGGGACGCTGAGGCTGTGGACGGCATCAAGCTGTACCGCAAATACCCCAATGTGGTGGTGTTGAGGACCTTCTCCAAAGCCCACGGCCTGGCCGGGCTGCGTGTTGGATACAGCGTCTCAGGCCCCTTGCTGACGCAGCACCTCCGGGTAACGGCTACTCCCTTCGCCGTCTCGCAAATCGCCGAACGTGCAGCCGTGACGTCAATTGAACATTTCGATCAGGTTGTGGAAAGGGTACAAAGCCTGGTGGATGAACGGGATCGCGTGACGGCAGGCTTGAAGGAACTCGGCTGGTTCATTCCTGAGGCTCAAGGCAACTTCGTTTGGCTGAATCTTGGCGAGCACAGCGCGGAGTTTGCTGCCTTGGCAGCAGAACAGGCCTTGTCTGTCCGGGCCTTCGGAAACGAGGGTGTTCGAGTCAGCATCGGTGAGGTGGAAGCCAACACCCGGTTCTTGGATCTCTGTGCAGGTTATACAAAGGCTCCGCACGGTTCCTAG